From one Enterococcus sp. DIV2402 genomic stretch:
- a CDS encoding 6-phospho-beta-glucosidase: MTGLSKDFLWGGATAANQAEGGALEGGRKLANIDMLPTGPDRKKIAAGDMEMLEWKEDYYYPAKEAIDMYHRYMEDIKLFAEMGFKVYRMSLSWSRIFPDGDNAEPNEEGLQFYETIFKELKKYDIEPLVTIAHFDVPLNLIKKYGSWRNRKMIDFYVHYAETVLNRYKGLVKYWLTINEINILLHSPFVGGGIIFQENENREQVKYQAAHHQLVASALATKIAHEIDPENQVGCMLAGGNHYPYTCRPEDYFEAITRDREGYFFIDVQARGKYPNYALKRFEREEIVIEMEPEDKDILAAAPVDFVSFSYYSSRTVSAYAEDYEQTTGNIFATIKNPNLKSSEWGWQIDPLGLRNALNQMYDRYQKPLFIVENGLGAVDVPDENGYVDDEYRIDYLRQHIEAFKDAVEIDGVELLGYTTWGCVDLVAASTGQMSKRYGFIYVDRDDEGKGTLNRTKKKSFDWYKKVIATNGEDLSS; encoded by the coding sequence ATGACTGGATTAAGCAAAGATTTTCTTTGGGGAGGTGCCACAGCTGCGAATCAAGCGGAAGGCGGCGCACTTGAAGGTGGTAGAAAATTAGCAAATATTGACATGCTGCCAACTGGACCAGATCGTAAAAAAATTGCGGCTGGTGATATGGAAATGTTGGAATGGAAGGAAGATTACTACTATCCTGCGAAAGAAGCCATTGATATGTATCATCGTTACATGGAAGATATTAAATTGTTTGCAGAAATGGGCTTCAAAGTTTATCGTATGTCTTTATCGTGGTCTAGAATTTTTCCGGATGGAGATAATGCTGAACCAAATGAAGAAGGATTACAATTTTACGAAACTATTTTTAAAGAGTTAAAGAAATATGATATTGAACCGTTAGTAACGATTGCTCATTTTGATGTGCCATTAAATTTAATTAAAAAATATGGTTCGTGGCGTAATCGAAAAATGATTGACTTTTATGTGCATTATGCTGAAACAGTCTTAAATCGTTACAAAGGCTTAGTAAAATACTGGTTAACTATTAATGAAATTAATATTTTGTTGCATTCGCCATTTGTTGGCGGAGGAATTATCTTTCAAGAAAATGAAAATCGTGAACAAGTGAAGTATCAAGCTGCGCATCATCAACTAGTTGCCAGTGCTTTAGCAACGAAAATTGCCCATGAAATTGATCCAGAAAATCAAGTCGGTTGTATGTTAGCTGGAGGGAATCATTATCCCTATACTTGTCGACCAGAAGATTATTTTGAAGCGATTACTCGTGATCGTGAAGGTTATTTCTTTATTGATGTCCAAGCACGTGGGAAATACCCTAATTATGCATTAAAACGTTTTGAACGTGAAGAAATTGTGATTGAGATGGAACCAGAGGACAAAGACATTTTAGCCGCTGCACCAGTTGATTTTGTTTCGTTCTCGTATTATTCGTCACGTACTGTTAGTGCCTATGCAGAAGATTATGAACAAACAACTGGAAATATTTTTGCAACAATTAAAAATCCTAACTTAAAATCTTCTGAATGGGGCTGGCAAATTGACCCTCTAGGACTAAGAAATGCCTTGAATCAAATGTATGATCGTTATCAAAAACCATTATTTATCGTAGAAAACGGGTTAGGGGCGGTAGACGTTCCTGATGAAAATGGTTATGTCGATGATGAATATCGAATTGATTATTTACGTCAACATATTGAAGCCTTTAAAGATGCTGTAGAAATTGACGGTGTTGAACTATTAGGATATACCACTTGGGGCTGTGTCGATTTAGTCGCTGCAAGCACCGGTCAAATGAGTAAACGTTACGGATTTATTTATGTGGATCGAGATGACGAAGGAAAAGGTACTTTAAATCGTACCAAGAAAAAATCTTTTGATTGGTATAAAAAAGTGATTGCTACAAACGGTGAGGATCTGAGTAGCTGA
- a CDS encoding beta-glucoside-specific PTS transporter subunit IIABC — translation MSKKYENLAKEIVEFVGGKDNVSNAVHCQTRLRFTLRDDTKAQRQALKNTDGVLDIVEKGGQFQVVIGMHVAEVYEEVEKIVGIPSADSSGGESGKKTNPLNLFVEFITSIFQPILPVIAGSGMIKAVLAILSVTKLVAADSQTYVIINMMADAMFYFLPFLLASTTARRLKANPAIAMGLAGVLLHPTLIALVTAGEPVHIFGAPMTLVNYGTSMFPIVLIVLCQSYIEKFMNKVTPNSIKLIIVPMVTILITGFLGLTVLGPVGSFIGQIFLTFFNFISQYGPWVLPFILATFWPIFVMFGIHPTIATISPIQFASVGYETNIGPGAMVSNISQGTAALVAGFRMNKGKDRQLALSTGFTALMGITEPVIYGVNLPKKYPLIGGMIGSAAGGLYAGLNHVARYGVGHSGIPAIPLYLGEDIRNLYNILIAIVITMIVSAAATFILSTRFEKKGTKVEENELVVEEKEVVLEDTFVGSPLNGEILPLSAVKDEAFSSEALGKGFAIQPSNGRVVAPFDGEIVTIFPSKHAIGLVSNAGAEVLIHVGLDTVQLNGEHFEAYVQTGDKVKKGQLLVDFELDKLEEKGFVTQVPIVVTNTHQYASVEVIKQGKVTENVDVLRVQV, via the coding sequence ATGAGTAAAAAATATGAAAATTTGGCAAAAGAAATTGTTGAATTCGTTGGTGGAAAAGACAATGTTAGCAATGCTGTTCATTGCCAAACCAGATTGCGTTTTACATTAAGAGATGATACGAAAGCTCAGCGTCAAGCGCTGAAAAATACAGATGGTGTATTAGATATTGTTGAAAAGGGAGGACAATTTCAAGTCGTTATTGGAATGCATGTTGCAGAAGTGTATGAAGAAGTAGAAAAAATTGTTGGTATTCCTTCCGCAGATTCTTCAGGTGGAGAATCTGGCAAGAAGACCAATCCTTTGAACCTATTTGTTGAATTTATTACATCTATTTTTCAACCTATCTTACCAGTAATTGCTGGTTCAGGAATGATCAAAGCTGTATTGGCTATTTTAAGCGTGACGAAATTAGTAGCAGCTGATTCCCAAACCTATGTCATTATCAATATGATGGCTGATGCCATGTTTTATTTCTTACCATTCCTATTAGCCAGTACCACTGCTAGAAGATTAAAAGCTAATCCAGCTATCGCGATGGGCTTAGCTGGCGTATTGTTGCATCCAACATTGATTGCTTTAGTGACAGCAGGCGAACCAGTTCATATTTTTGGTGCACCGATGACTTTGGTTAATTATGGAACATCGATGTTTCCAATTGTATTAATTGTGTTGTGCCAATCATATATCGAAAAATTTATGAATAAAGTTACGCCAAATTCGATTAAGCTAATCATTGTTCCTATGGTCACAATTTTAATTACTGGGTTCCTAGGTCTGACTGTATTGGGCCCAGTCGGTTCATTTATTGGTCAAATTTTCTTAACCTTCTTTAATTTTATTAGTCAATACGGTCCGTGGGTCTTACCATTCATTTTAGCTACATTTTGGCCGATTTTTGTGATGTTTGGTATTCATCCAACCATTGCAACGATTTCACCCATTCAATTTGCATCGGTTGGTTATGAAACAAATATTGGACCAGGTGCAATGGTAAGTAATATTTCTCAAGGAACTGCTGCATTGGTGGCTGGTTTCCGAATGAATAAAGGGAAAGATAGACAACTAGCTTTATCAACGGGGTTTACAGCACTAATGGGAATCACAGAACCAGTTATTTATGGTGTGAACTTACCTAAAAAATATCCATTGATTGGAGGAATGATTGGTTCTGCTGCTGGTGGTTTATATGCTGGACTAAATCATGTGGCTCGTTATGGTGTAGGGCATTCAGGAATCCCTGCAATTCCATTATATTTGGGAGAAGATATTCGTAATCTCTACAATATTTTAATTGCAATTGTGATTACTATGATTGTTTCTGCTGCAGCAACATTTATTTTAAGTACACGATTTGAGAAAAAAGGTACTAAAGTAGAAGAAAATGAATTAGTTGTCGAAGAAAAAGAAGTTGTTTTGGAAGATACATTCGTAGGTAGTCCGCTTAATGGAGAGATTTTGCCTTTAAGCGCTGTGAAAGATGAAGCTTTCTCGTCTGAAGCGTTAGGTAAAGGATTTGCAATTCAACCAAGTAATGGACGCGTAGTTGCCCCTTTTGATGGTGAAATAGTAACGATTTTCCCTTCAAAACATGCAATTGGCTTAGTTTCAAATGCAGGTGCCGAAGTCTTAATTCATGTTGGGTTAGATACCGTGCAATTAAATGGTGAACACTTTGAAGCTTATGTTCAGACAGGTGATAAAGTGAAAAAAGGCCAATTATTAGTTGATTTTGAATTAGATAAATTAGAAGAAAAAGGATTTGTCACACAAGTTCCCATTGTTGTGACGAATACACATCAATACGCATCAGTTGAAGTCATTAAACAAGGTAAAGTAACAGAAAATGTAGATGTTTTAAGAGTTCAAGTATAA